Genomic DNA from Longimicrobium terrae:
CGGCATGGAGGCGGGTGAGGTAGATGGGAAACGCCACGGCATTTCACGCGGAGGTTGCGGGGACAGCGGGAGGTCCGGCCGCGCGCTGGTCAGCCGAGGTCGTGAGGCGGGGATACGGAACGGGCGCGAAGCATCGGCTCCGCGCCCGTTGGCCTGTGCAACCCGGCTGTCCGCGGGCCGGGCTATCCTTTCGAGGCCAGTCCGGCCACGATCACGAGGACGATGAAGCCGGCAACGATGAGGAGGTGGTTGCGCCGCGCCGCAACGGCCCGCGCGGGCTGCACGACGGCCAAGGGGCTGCTCCACAGCAGCAATCCGTACCACCCCAGCGTGGCCATCGGCACCGCGACGACCAGCGGCCACCACGAGGCGAGCGCGAACGCCGCGACGATTCCCGCGATCGCAGTTCCCTCCTGCACGAGGGCGCAGAGGAAGTGCCGCGTACCACTCGGCTTGGCGGCCAGCCAGGCACCGCATTCCCGGCACGCCGTCGGCGAGCGCACCGTCGAGAACCGCTGCAGAGCAGATCTCAGTGGCTGGCGGCAGTTTGGGCACAGCCCGCCTTGGCTGGAGACCATGTCAGCGGTTCTCGGAATTCAGGTCTGCCAGGTCAGGGCGGCGCGGCCTCAGACGAATTAGAACGATCCCGAATGCCGCGGCGGGGACCAGAAACGCAGCCTGCCAATGCGGATACGGATCGCCGAGCAGTACATCGATCAACCCCGCGAATGCGGCCGCGAAGCACGCGACCATCCCGAATACGATCGATCCATGCTCGGAAAGGGGCTGGTTGAGCCGATGCCGTACGCTTTCCTTCTCCGTCATCGAGCGACCAGTCCAGCGGTGGTGAGCATGTCAGGCGCGAGCAGGATGAGTCGCCGATGGAGCCATCTGAGCCGGCCCACGTCAACCCAAGTCGGAAAGATGCTGGAGGTCACCGGCGAATCCAAGAACAATCGTTTTTCGAGGGTGCGGATCGCTCTGCTGATCGCCGATGCGCGTTATCCATCGCTTCGTTCAGGCACCGGCTCGTGAAGCTCTGCAGATTCCGGGTGCCGGAGCGGGAGGAATGCCCGCTGCTGTGCTATTTGCATTTCCGGACATTTAGTGTAATGTACATCTAAGCCCTGGCATTCCGCCCGGGCAGGTTCATCAGAGGTCAGGAGGACGGGATGAAGAACAGCTTCTTGCTGGCGGCAATGGTGGTGACGGCGCTCGCGGGCAGCGCGTCGGGCGCGCGGGACGCGCACGCCGGCCAGCCCGATGCGGGCACGCCGCTGGCCCTGGGGCTCGCGTGCAGCAAGGTGAGCGGGTGCACGGCGACCGCCTCGGGCGGCACGGGCACCGGATACACCTTCACCTGGTCGGGCGCCAGCTACGAAACGTCCGACGCGAACGGCACCGCGACCGCCGACGTGGTGTGCGGCGACAAGACCTCCGTCCGCGTCAGCTCCACGCTGTACGACAGCAGTTGGACGTCGGTGAGCCGCAGCGTCATTGTCCAGTGCAACCTCATCGAGCCGTAACGCGCATCGGCGCCTAAGGATGAAGAACCGGAGGGGCGCGGAGCTAAGGCTTCGCGCCCGCTTCGTCTACGCGCCTCATCCACCCCGAATCTGGAGCGCCAACCCGCCGATCTCAGGATGTGCAGCGATCGTGGGCCGCGCAGGGCCGGAACACGGATCAGCGATCGCGAATCAGGTTACTTGTATTTTCAGACGATAAGTATCATCATGGAAACGAGGCGTCCGGGCATTCCGCCCGGACGTCATCCAACCATGATTGAGGAGGAATGATGCGAAACCGGTTCTTGCAGGCGGCGATGATTACCGCGGTGCTGTCGGGTGCCGTCGCGGGGTGCGTGGATACCCCCACGGCGTCGTCCGCGCGGCCCGTTGCCGCCGGGATCGCGCCGCTGCTGGCGGCCGCGCCGGGGCAGGGGATTCGCGACCAGTACATCGTGGTGTTCCGGGACGGCGCGGCGGACGCGCCGGGGATCGCCGCGAAGCTCGTGAACGCGCACGGCGGCTCGGTCCGACACGCGTATCGTCATTCGCTGAACGGCTTTGCCGCCACGCTCCCCGCGTCCGCCGTGGAGGCGATCCGCCACAATCCCGCCGTGGCGTACGTGCAGCAGGACGGCGTGGTGCAGAGCGCCGCCACGCAGCTCAACGCGCCGTGGGGGCTGGACCGCATCGACCAGCCCAACCTGCCCCTGAACGGCACCTTCACCTACACGTACACGGGTGCTGGCGTGCGCATCTACGTCGTCGATACGGGACTCCGCTTTGACCACGCCCAGTTCGGCGGGCGCGCGGTGGCGGGATTTGATGCGCTCGGCGGCACGGGAGCCGACTGCAACGGCCACGGAACGCACGTGGCGGGGATTGCGGGCGGGAGCACGTACGGCGTCGCCAAAGCCGCCACGCTGGTATCCGTACGCGTGCTGGACTGCAACGGCGCGGGCTCCGCGAGCAACGTGATCGCGGGCGTGGACTGGATCACCGCCCATCGCGTGAAGCCCGCCGTGGCCGTCATGCCGCTGGGCGGGTCGGCCAACCAGGCGATGGACAACGCCGTCGCCAATTCCATCGCGGCGGGCGTGACGTACGTGGTGGTGGCGGGCAACTCCAACGCGGACGCGTGCGGCTTCTCCCCCGCGCGCCTTCCCGCCGCGCTTACGGTGGGCACGTCGACGGCGACGGACGCGCGGTCGTCCACCTCCAACTACGGCACCTGCGTCGACCTGTTTGCGCCGGGGATGAACATACCGTCCGCATGGCACACCAGCACGACGGCCACCAACACCCTCAGCGGCAGCTCCATGGCCGCGCCCCACGTGGCCGGCGCCGCCGCGCTCTACCTGCAGACGCACCAGACCGCCTCGCCCGCGGCCGTCGCCAACTCGGTCGTGAGCATGGCGTGGGTCGGCAAGCTCACCGGCATCGGCACGGGCTCGCCCAACCGCCTGCTGAATTCCAACCCCGCGCCGTGACGACGGGTGATCCGGCGTGAGCGGATCCTGGGCGCTGGGCGGGAAAAAAAGACGGGCGCGGAGCTTCGGCTCCGCGCCCGTCTTCGTCCTCACGACGCCTGTGCGTGTTCCAACCACGCCACAAGATGATGCTCGCCCCCGGTCAGGGGCCCGCAATCAGCCCGACGAGGATGACGGCTACGGCGAACCAGAAGATCGTGAGCCACCAACCGCGCCGGGCTCGTGCCGACTCGGCGGGCGTGACCACCGAGAGCGGGGTCAGCCACAGCAGCAGCCAGTGCCATCCGAACGCCCCGATGACGAACCCCGCGATCAGCGGCCACCAGGAACCCAGCAGAACCGCCGCGATCAAGCCGGAGATCCACGTCACCTCATGCGCGAAGCCATAAAGCAGACGCCACCCGAAGCCCGGCCTGGCGGCGAGGTACACACCGCATCCGCCACACGCGGCCGGCGAGTACACCGTCGCGAGCCGCTGCCGCGCGGACCGCAGCGGCTGCTGGCACGCAGGGCAACTCCAGCGTTCACGAGGTTTCACGTCGACCCGGTTCTTCGTTTCTGAGGGGGGCGGGCGTCAGTTCGCATCATTGGAGATGCTGGGATCCAGGATGAGAATCGCTCCCATCAGAATCCCGAGAACCAGAAACGGTGCTTGCCAGATAGGATATGGATCGCCGAGCCACAGGTCGATGAACCCTGCCAAGCCCGTCGCGAGGCACGCCACAGTCCCGAAAATCAGCGGTCCGCGTTCCGGGAGTGGGGCATTGGCCTTTGCCCACACACTTCTCTTTCCCGTCACCTGACGTCCCTCAGGTCTGATCGTCGCGGCCGCGGGGCTCGCTGGAACGGCTGCATCCCCCGGCATCGCCGCGGGCTGTGCATCGTCGCGCGCTGCCAGGGTGCGGCACCACACCTCGATTGCCTGGGAGGCGGTGAACACCCGCTTCCATGGCTCGGGGGGCGAGCTCACACCCAGCCTTCGCTCCACATCCGGGATGAAGTCGAAGGTAAGGTCCTCGTCCAACGCGAGGCTGAGGAGAGGCATGTCCAGAACGCCGGGCCTGATCGTGATCCCCAGGTTCTCCAACTCGCTGAGCACGATCGCGGTTACGTGTTCGCGGTGCGGCGACTCTCGCATGCCCCTCCTTCCCTATCGGTCCAACGTGGCCGCGTGTCCGGGATGATGGATACGGCAGCGCGATCCCGGAAATTCGGGGGCGGGCGAGAGCCTCACCTTTCGGGACGGAGACGGTCCTCTCAGGCCGCCTTCGTCCCCTGCGCGTGCGCAGGCCGCTCGTCCGCGGATGCGCCGTCCGCGGGCTGCTCGCGGTCGCGGGCCAGCATCGCCACCGCGCCCAGCAGCAGCGCCGCGCTCAGCAGTCCCGTTCCCGTGGGCCGCTGCGGCGCCTGGCCGAACCATCCCATCCCGGTGATGACCATCGCCCCCACCACCTGACCAAGCGTGACGGCAACGGTGCTGACGCCCACCCCCAGCCGCGCGGCGCCGGCCAGGCTCAGCGCGACGTAGGTGGCGCCGAACAGGCCGCCGGACAGCATCCACAGTGGCGGAATCCGCGTGGGGCGCACACCGTCCACCCCCACCAGCCACAGCCCCAGCAGCACGGCGGCGCCCACGACAAAGTTCACCAGCGAGGCGGAAAGCGGGGTTCCCAGCGAGCGGGCCAGCCGCAGGTTGAACGCCAGCCCGGCGGAAAGCCCCACGCCCGCCCCGATCGTCCCGATGATCAGCAGGAAGTTCATGGCATCCCCCACAGCCGCACGGCGAGCGCGGCCAGGGCCAGCACCACGGCGGCCGCGCGCCGCGGGTTCAACCGCCGCTGCACCAGCCCCAGCGCGCCCGTGTGGTCCAGCAGAATGGCGACGGTGATCTGCGACGCGATCACCAGCGTGGTCGCCAGGCCGGCTCCCAGGGCGCGCGTAAGGATCACGCTGCCAACGATGTACGCGCTCCCCACGGCGCCGCCCAGCCACGCCCATCCGGGCCCGCACATGGCGGCGCGCCAGTCGGCCCTGGGGCCCGGCGCGACGGAAAGCAGAAGCAGCAGAAAGACGCCACCGCCCAGGTACGAGGTGGCGCCGGTGAGGGTTACGGAGCGAAGCTGGCCCGCGAGCGCCGCGTTGATGGCGAACTGCGCGGGAAGAAGGCAGCCGCCCAGCACGGTGACGGCAAGGGGAAGGGCAATGCGTTTCGGTGAATCCGGCATGGATCGGTCTGCGGGTTGCTGGCGGCAATCGTGATGCTGCACCTTGTCACGGATGAGAAGGTGGAGCCCACGTGCCGGGGACTTTCAATGGATGCGCACCGGGTGAACACGTTCGGCGGATCAGCATCGGCCAGGTTCGGGCGGAGCGCAACGGCCCACCCGTCGCGCGGCCAGGGAGCGCGCGGCGGGTCGGATACGGACTTCCGTGGATTAGATGACGGCCAATCTGGCGCACCGCCCCGCGCACGTCTACGTTCGGCGCGCGGCAGATCGGCCGCTTCTGGCCAGAATGAGCGAGGGCGTACGGTGCGGAGCGCGTTCAGCGGGGATGAGGGCGGGGCGGGGAGCCCGCTGCGGCGCATTCTGCTGGCCCTGGTGCTGATGGGCATCGCCGGACTGGCGGCGGAACTGGTGCTGCTGGAGCACGTGGACGAATGGACGCAGTGGGTGCCGTTCGCGGCGCTCGCGGCGGGGCTGCTGAGCGGCGTGGCCGTGCTGCTGCGGCCGGGGCGCGCGACCCTGCGCGTCTTTCAGTGGGCGATGCTCGCCTTTGTGATCGCGGGCGCGGCGGGCGTGGTGCTGCACCTGCGCGGAAACCTGGAATTCGAACGCGAGATGGACGCCAGCCTGACCGGGCTGGCGCTGTTCTGGCGAGCCCTCCGCGGCGCCACGCCCGCGCTGGCGCCGGGATCGCTCGCCCACCTGGGGCTCATCGGCCTCGCCGTGGCGTATCGCCATCCGGCGGCGCTTTCACACACCAAGGAGAAATCATGAGGCACTCCCTTTCTTCCGCGCTCATCGTGGCGGCGCTCGCGTCCGCGGCGTGCGGCGGCGGCGACGCAGCCGAGCAGGCTCCCGCGGCGGACACCACGGCCGCCGCCGTCCCCGCGTCGCCCGCGCCGGCCCCGGCGACCGCCGCGCCGGCGGACTCGGCTGCGGCCGTCGCCCCGGCGCCCGCGGCCGCGCAGGGCGCGCTGATCGATCCCAATACCGCCACGGCCGAGCAGCTTGCCGCCATCCCAGGAATGACGCCGCAGCTGGCGGACGCGGTGGTGCAGGGACGTCCGTATGCCGACATGCGCGCAGTCGATCAGAAGCTGGCGGGGCTGACCGAGCAGCAGAAGGACCAGGTGTACGCGCAGCTCTGGAAGCCCATCGACCTGAACAAGGCGACAGCAGAGGAGATCGAGTTGATCCCGGGCGTGGGCGCGCGGATGCGCCACGAGTTCGAGGAGTACCGGCCGTACCGCGGCATGGAGCAGTTTCGCCGCGAGATCGGCAAGTACGTGAACGAGGCCGAGGTCGCCCGGCTGGAAAAGTACGTCAGCATCCCCGCCTCCTGATCCTCGGCGGGCCGAAAACGAGAACGCCGGGCCCGCATTCGCGGGCCCGGCGTTCCTGTCATCACAGCTCGGTCAGTCGAGTTCGTCCGGGTCGTACACACCACCTGCGGGGCCCTGTTCGGCGGAGGCGGAAAAAGTGAGGTGTGCCTCAGGGAACGCCTCCTGAAGGCGGCGCAACTCCGGAACCGTGTTGCGGCCCCACCGCTTGCTCACCGCGATCGTCTCATCACCCACCCGGGTCAGATCCTGATCCGCGGTCATGAAGTACTTCGGGTTCATGGGAAGCCCGTCGATAGAGTCTCCAAGCATGGACCCGAGCAGGTCATTCCGGCTCAGATTTCCTCGATACCGGGCGAACGGCAGGCTGTGCTTCAACGCCTGGGCGATGTCATCGATCTGGACTCCATTCCCGGTGAGCGACTGCACCGCCCTGAGAATGGCCCGCCGCTTTCGCAGTGCCGGGTACGTCACGCCGTAGAGGGAAACATCGTACCGCGTAAGGTCGCGCGTGGCGGAGCGCGTGGCGCGCTCCCGCTTCGCTTTTTCGGCCACCTGCACCTGATACTGGTGTGCCTGCGGGAGCGGAATCACCTGCTTCACGTCCAGCAGAAGCTCGTCCGCGTGCCAGTGGGGCTGCAGTTGAACGCAGCGGATGTCCAGATCACGCTCGTTCAGCCACATCACCGTCGAGGTGATCTCCCGTGAGAAGCCCGCCGCCACGAGTACGATGCGGACATCCTGCGCGAACGCGGTTTCATCCGCGCTTTCCCATTCCAGAAACTCCAGGAGCGAGGCGCGTGCATCCACGTCCCTGGAAAGCCGCGCGAGCATTTTTTCGTACGCGGACAATGCCTGGTCAAACGTGATGCGCGCCACCATGGCCGCGTAGCGCAGGGCCTGAAGCTCCATGTGAGCGCCAGTCTCATCGCGCTTCAGTTCGATGACCACAAGGTTGGCCTGCCGGTCGATCGCGAGCAGGTCAATCCTGCGCTGGCTGGTGTCCCAGTCGCCAAACTCCTCGGCGATGACGAGGGTGTCAGGCGCAATGATGTCCACATGATCCCGCAGCAGCGCCTGCAGGTCATTCCGTTCGCGCAGCCCGGCCGCCGCGAAGGTCGTGGCCGGGATCTCCTGCAGCCGGGCTGATTCGCGCCTGTACAGTGCCATGGGATGATGACCGATGTGATTCCTGGCCGCAGGAGCGGGATCAGGCGTCCGTCTCGACGACGGCGGCTTCGGTGAGGTCGGCGATGACGATGCCTTCGCCCAGGAGCAGGGTGCCGGCCTCCGCGGCGGGAAGCTCCTGCACGTCGCGCAGCTTGCGCTGAATGGCGCGCGTGCGCACGCCGGCCTGGTCCATCTCCTTGCTGGCCGCCTCCAGCTTCTTCTGCACCTTTTCCAGCACGCCGCCGAACTTGCCGAACTCCGTCTTTACGGCAGCGAGTACGTTCCACACCTCGCCGGAGCGCTTCTGGATGGCGAGCGTGCGAAAGCCCATCTGCAGGCTGTTCAGCACGGCCCAGAGCGTGGTGGGGCCGGCGACCACGACGCGCCAGTCGCGCTGAAGGCTGTCCGTAAGCCCCGGCCGGCGCACCACTTCGGCGTACAGCCCCTCGGTGGGCAGGAAC
This window encodes:
- a CDS encoding helix-hairpin-helix domain-containing protein, with protein sequence MRHSLSSALIVAALASAACGGGDAAEQAPAADTTAAAVPASPAPAPATAAPADSAAAVAPAPAAAQGALIDPNTATAEQLAAIPGMTPQLADAVVQGRPYADMRAVDQKLAGLTEQQKDQVYAQLWKPIDLNKATAEEIELIPGVGARMRHEFEEYRPYRGMEQFRREIGKYVNEAEVARLEKYVSIPAS
- a CDS encoding S8 family peptidase, translated to MRNRFLQAAMITAVLSGAVAGCVDTPTASSARPVAAGIAPLLAAAPGQGIRDQYIVVFRDGAADAPGIAAKLVNAHGGSVRHAYRHSLNGFAATLPASAVEAIRHNPAVAYVQQDGVVQSAATQLNAPWGLDRIDQPNLPLNGTFTYTYTGAGVRIYVVDTGLRFDHAQFGGRAVAGFDALGGTGADCNGHGTHVAGIAGGSTYGVAKAATLVSVRVLDCNGAGSASNVIAGVDWITAHRVKPAVAVMPLGGSANQAMDNAVANSIAAGVTYVVVAGNSNADACGFSPARLPAALTVGTSTATDARSSTSNYGTCVDLFAPGMNIPSAWHTSTTATNTLSGSSMAAPHVAGAAALYLQTHQTASPAAVANSVVSMAWVGKLTGIGTGSPNRLLNSNPAP
- a CDS encoding DMT family transporter, whose product is MPDSPKRIALPLAVTVLGGCLLPAQFAINAALAGQLRSVTLTGATSYLGGGVFLLLLLSVAPGPRADWRAAMCGPGWAWLGGAVGSAYIVGSVILTRALGAGLATTLVIASQITVAILLDHTGALGLVQRRLNPRRAAAVVLALAALAVRLWGMP
- a CDS encoding DMT family transporter translates to MNFLLIIGTIGAGVGLSAGLAFNLRLARSLGTPLSASLVNFVVGAAVLLGLWLVGVDGVRPTRIPPLWMLSGGLFGATYVALSLAGAARLGVGVSTVAVTLGQVVGAMVITGMGWFGQAPQRPTGTGLLSAALLLGAVAMLARDREQPADGASADERPAHAQGTKAA